One region of Archocentrus centrarchus isolate MPI-CPG fArcCen1 chromosome 6, fArcCen1, whole genome shotgun sequence genomic DNA includes:
- the alpk3a gene encoding alpha-protein kinase 3: MTSRRPMTRSFSGNGRTSSFSEEEVPSSNGRNTYLSNVRPENRSTLCSVMAQLTEDIQPSFETTLKSKAVSENCNVKFTCVVSGYPVPELKWYKDDMEMDRYCGLPKYEIHRNGKTHTLHIYNCTLDDAAIYQVSASNSKGIVSCSGVLEVGAMNEFKIHQRFFAKLKQKAEKKRKDLEEQTKMENKENVQRKKPLISPEHPQRKRSVPPPEDRVVAKESEAMEELGATAEPNGISSGVKEIAPLASLDRGLDDEMAQSEETLATKRIKMSNGVDAGINISRSHSIGSGGENCYDGGISLAQFLAETLQSQAAEEKENSSQAEKDKEVDKAVASDNQQQERDQEEVQSKREEQEKVLQKECEKEKRREEELAIKRVSHTVAHGKHGSEGKHHSKGHKDHDHHNIQTSISSVLHSVKDFFFGKNKKISHDHTENEGADFDHSVEPPKPEMPPSFQLQTEHNPEVSKPLTEEAVPMEMDKPRELSETTVATDHQSLSIEPDAFKYDEYVQHTALPPSHELPQESKEESTRPSVTGGGYAVEAMEVSVGMESNGAGEEMSSSRVQVLTEAEEKDSDVVAVIKAVPMIQKEPDSPQLNHHPESDESFPQNEKSVLSQNQGPADKGETPTASLSSLGECWTLPQSVISATDNHSLGETPTETFQEEEKQGGPDMEEGCSSHELCEDEKAEVKSNKQAFSGINGSEMTKLSTSSLESQIKSCEYQTPDQVLSFLSDVEAFSAKGDHVKEETKCASPIQEMNAGFPPTALPESLDKADLKMHHKPTHSRSQEITEVNDVSAMQSSSTGFTISEGRCEQNKAMNSVLVKEIERDLCDSLQTREQACLELERTEVSLQFEAEIEKRTPVNIEEPVQIKIAQNNLTEEHNNTASQDISESGWSDEHAWPSENIPAIQISTTEDITDTKSAVPDLSQSEQFLIPKIEIMEPELKESTLPLTILALDKLEPSNLQKHDATHVPDLLPTQKGMQNDYHISPTDKVEEVAQLHDKTEKPHVERREELPQMGYASIPVINVSFTDDKEGDACVNNHVSHTQQAVETPRGPLFVVPPISVTCHESDPVLSLPTHSKQTEMETSDDTQRGTKNDSDKNEAVKPESTQNRRQDLEESSVKETTSTLLFEALKPKVGDTVPLFSKTTVDIIVPEILKPKSIKDVKTENSVSVDDPQKNRFSVERLSSKPPTSPASLRKLMSKAAPDSDNEAATTEDLSGGSTPTSSLSCESSPRMKRRDSLTLIRSATPEELASGARRKIFIPKPKEDVEGTPVGVLDTQGKKETPYMSPSQARRASLLQAQKTPPIERRSPLLNRRKSTLEVPKVVGETPTEEPAGTKREEKPAEKKTDPLKAPQVIRKIRGEPFPDASGHLKLWCQFFNVLSDSTIKWYRDEEEILEVKRSGGDESQVALAIVLASSQDCGVYGCTITNEYGIDTTDFLLSIDIMSEILLKDDLEVGEEIEMTALLFTKGLADCGTWGDKYFGRIMTETVHLGEGCMHKASRVKVIYGLDPVFESGSTCIIKVQSPIAYGTKQESNLAERNLEITKHECKVQNMIREYCKIFSAETRVIENFGLSLEVIPRYLMYRPANSVPYATVEADLTGLFLNYCTMDNKGKLTVQQISETEQKCCSFQHWIHQWTHGNLLVTQLAGVETKLTNVRVVTKSKGYQGLTECGSPEVFDQFLTLHQCNYYCGLLGLRPLKTMDSLQQPAKAKGSRSPLLNRKLGSTSPQPQRKGNSPQMSRKANSSPKVTRKVQETEDNKSSVKPKPAETTDAVEKRGEEALGHIKFDITFLKNL; encoded by the exons ATGACTTCTAGAAGGCCGATGACTCGATCTTTTTCTGGCAATGGGAGGACAAGCAGCTTCAGTGAAGAGGAGGTTCCATCTTCCAATGGCCGCAATACTTACCTCTCAAATGTCAGGCCTGAAAACAG GAGCACATTGTGCAGCGTTATGGCTCAGCTGACTGAGGACATACAGCCATCTTTCGAGACTACCTTGAAATCAAAGGCAGTCTCAGAAAACTGTAATGTGAAATTCACCTGTGTGGTATCAG GTTACCCTGTTCCAGAGCTAAAATGGTATAAAGATGATATGGAAATGGATCGCTACTGTGGACTCCCAAAATATGAAATTCATCGGAATGGAAAAACCCATACTCTTCATATTTACAA ctgcACATTAGATGATGCAGCCATCTACCAAGTCTCAGCCAGCAACAGCAAAGGTATTGTCTCCTGCTCTGGTGTTTTGGAGGTTGGCGCCATGAATGAGTTCAAGATCCACCAGCGGTTCTTTGCTAAGCTGaagcaaaaagcagagaagaagagaaaagattTGGAGGAGCAGACAAAGATGgagaataaagaaaatgttcagAGAAAGAAACCACTGATTAGCCCAGAACATCCTCAAAGGAAACGGTCTGTCCCCCCACCAGAGGACAGGGTAGTAGCCAAGGAGTCTGAGGCTATGGAGGAACTGGGAGCTACTGCAGAACCTAATGGAATCAGCTCAGGAGTCAAGGAAATAGCCCCTTTGGCATCCCTGGACAGAGGTCTGGATGATGAGATGGCACAATCAGAGGAGACCTTGGCCACTAAGagaataaaaatgtcaaatggTGTAGATGCTGGGATTAATATCAGCAGAAGCCATAGTATAGGGAGTGGAGGTGAAAACTGTTACGATGGAGGAATCAGTTTGGCACAGTTTTTGGCAGAGACTCTCCAGTCCCAGGCTGCTGAGGAGAAAGAGAATTCATCTCAAGCAGAAAAAGATAAAGAGGTGGATAAAGCTGTTGCCAGTGACAATCAACAGCAAGAGAGGGATCAAGAGGAGGTGCAAAGCAAAagagaagaacaagaaaaagtATTACAGAAAgagtgtgaaaaagagaaaagaagagaggaagaactAGCCATCAAAAGGGTGTCGCATACAGTAGCCCATGGCAAACATGGTTCAGAAGGCAAACATCACAGCAAAGGCCATAAGGATCATGACCACCACAACATCCAGACCTCCATCTCCTCTGTGCTCCACTCAGTCAAAGACTTCTTCTTtggcaagaataaaaaaatctcTCATGATCACACAGAGAATGAAGGGGCTGATTTTGACCACTCAGTGGAGCCTCCTAAACCAGAAATGCCACCATCATTTCAGCTCCAAACAGAGCATAACCCAGAGGTTTCCAAACCTCTCACAGAGGAAGCTGTGCCGATGGAAATGGATAAGCCCAGGGagctttcagaaactactgTGGCTACAGACCACCAGTCACTGTCAATAGAGCCAGATGCATTTAAGTATGATGAATATGTACAACACACGGCCCTGCCACCATCGCATGAACTGCCACAAGAGAGTAAAGAGGAGTCCACAAGGCCGAGTGTGACAGGGGGTGGTTATGCTGTGGAGGCCATGGAGGTGTCTGTGGGGATGGAGAGCAATGGTGCAGGTGAAGAAATGTCATCGTCCAGGGTTCAAGTTCTCACTGAG GCTGAAGAGAAAGACTCTGATGTGGTCGCAGTTATCAAAGCAGTTCCCATGATCCAGAAAGAGCCAGATTCACCACAGCTTAATCACCACCCTGAGAGCGATGAGTCTTTTCCACAGAATGAGAAATCTGTCTTGTCACAGAACCAAGGCCCAGCTGATAAAGGGGAGACCCCCACTGCCAGCCTCAGCAGCTTGGGAGAATGCTGGACTCTCCCTCAAAGTGTTATCTCAGCAACAGACAACCACAGTCTTGGAGAAACGCCCACTGAAACTTTtcaagaagaggagaaacaaggtGGGCCTGACATGGAGGAGGGCTGTTCTTCACATGAGTTATGTGAGGACGAGAAAGCTGAAGTGAAATCAAACAAGCAGGCATTTTCAGGTATAAATGGATCTGAAATGACTAAATTGTCAACATCTTCTCTGGAAAGCCAAATAAAGTCATGCGAATATCAAACACCCGATCAGGtgctttcctttctttctgatGTGGAAGCATTCAGTGCAAAGGGAGATCATGTAAAAGAAGAGACCAAATGTGCTTCACCGATTCAGGAAATGAATGCAGGATTTCCGCCCACTGCACTCCCTGAGAGTTTAGACAAGGCTGACCTAAAAATGCACCATAAACCCACTCATTCTAGATCACAGGAAATTACAGAAGTCAACGATGTTAGTGCAATGCAGAGTTCAAGCACAGGTTTTACAATAAGCGAGGGAAgatgtgaacaaaacaaagcgATGAATTCTGTTTTAGTGAAAGAAATAGAGCGTGATTTGTGTGACAGTCTACAAACACGTGAGCAAGCATGTCTAGAACTAGAGCGCACTGAAGTGAGTTTACAGTTTGAAGCAGAGATAGAAAAGAGGACTCCAGTGAACATAGAGGAACCAGTTCAAATAAAGATAGCACAAAACAATCTAACGGAGGAACACAACAATACTGCATCTCAAGACATCAGTGAGAGTGGTTGGAGTGATGAGCATGCGTGGCCTTCAGAGAATATTCCAGCAATCCAAATATCTACTACTGAAGACATCACAGATACTAAATCAGCTGTGCCAGATCTAAGCCAAAGTGAACAATTTCTAATCCCAAAAATTGAAATAATGGAGCCTGAGCTCAAAGAGTCCACTCTGCCACTAACTATTTTGGCCCTAGACAAACTGGAGCCAAGTAATTTGCAAAAACATGATGCAACTCATGTGCCTGACTTGCTGCCCACGCAGAAAGGTATGCAAAATGATTATCACATTTCACCTACGGATAAAGTAGAAGAAGTTGCTCAATTACATGACAAGACAGAAAAGCCACAcgtggagaggagagaagagctCCCACAGATGGGTTATGCATCAATTCCTGttataaatgtttcatttactGATGACAAGGAGGGTGATGCATGTGTAAACAAccatgtctcacacacacagcaggctgTTGAAACTCCAAGGGGGCCTTTGTTTGTTGTGCCACCGATTTCTGTCACTTGTCATGAAAGTGATCCAGTACTCAGCCTGCCCACTCACAGTAAGCAAACAGAAATGGAAACTTCAGATGACACGCAAAGGGGAACAAAGAATGACAGTGACAAAAATGAGGCTGTGAAGCCTGAAAGCACTCAAAACAGAAGGCAGGACCTTGAAGAATCAAGTGTGAAAGAGACCACTTCCACTTTGCTATTTGAAGCTCTGAAACCAAAAGTTGGTGACACTGTTCCATTATTCAGCAAAACAACAGTGGACATAATTGTTCCTGAAATCTTGAAACCCAAATCCATAAAAGATGTCAAGACAGAGAATTCAGTGTCTGTTGATGATCCCCAGAAAAACAGATTTTCCGTTGAGAGACTCAGCTCAAAACCCCCGACGAGTCCCGCAAGTCTTCGCAAATTAATGTCCAAAGCTGCTCCAGACTCAGACAATGAGGCTGCAACAACTGAAGATCTAAGCGGAGGATCAACCCCAACATCGTCTCTTTCCTGTGAAAGCAGCCCCCGAATGAAGCGCAGAGACAGTCTAACACTCATACGGTCTGCCACGCCTGAGGAGTTGGCCTCTGGAGCCCGCCGCAAAATTTTCATCCCAAAACCTAAAGAAGATGTAGAGGGGACACCGGTTGGTGTGCTAGATACTCAAGGGAAGAAGGAGACCCCTTACATGTCACCCAGCCAGGCCCGCAGGGCATCATTACTACAGGCTCAAAAAACCCCACCAATTGAGAGACGCTCTCCGCTGCTGAATCGCAGAAAGTCCACCTTGGAGGTACCCAAAGTGGTGGGGGAGACTCCCACAGAGGAGCCAGCTGGCACTAAACGAGAGGAGAAACCTGCTGAAAAGAAGACTGACCCTTTGAAAG CCCCGCAGGTTATCCGTAAGATCCGAGGAGAGCCATTTCCAGATGCCTCTGGACACCTGAAGCTTTGGTGCCAGTTTTTCAACGTGCTCAGCGACTCCACCATTAAGTGGTACAGAGATGAAGAGGAAATTCTAGAGGTGAAGAGAAG CGGAGGAGATGAAAGTCAAGTAGCACTGGCAATTGTTCTGGCATCCAGTCAAGATTGTGGTGTATACGGCTGCACGATCACTAATGAATATGGGATCGATACAACCGACTTCCTCCTCAGTATAGACA TTATGTCTGAAATACTACTAAAAGATGATCTGGAAG TTGGAGAAGAGATAGAAATGACCGCACTGCTGTTCACCAAAGGCTTGGCTGATTGCGGCACTTGGGGTGACAAGTATTTTGGCCGCATCATGACTGAGACAGTGCACCTTGGGGAGGGCTGCATGCACAAAGCCAGCAGGGTGAAGGTCATTTATGGCCTGGATCCTGTTTTTGAGTCTGGAAGCACTTGCATTATTAAAGTTCAAAGCCCCATTGCTTATGGGACCAAACAGGAGAGCAACCTTGCAGAGAGAAATCTAGAAATTACTAAGCAT GAATGCAAAGTCCAAAACATGATTCGGGAATACTGTAAAATCTTCTCAGCTGAAACGAGAGTTATTGAAAACTTTGGCCTGTCATTAGA AGTGATTCCTCGATATTTGATGTACCGGCCTGCAAATTCTGTGCCCTATGCCACAGTGGAGGCTGATCTTACTGGCTTATTCCTTAATTATTGCACGATGGATAATAAAGGCAAACTGACTGTACAACAGATTTCTGAGACAGAGCAGAAATGCTGCAGCTTCCAGCACTGGATCCATCAGTGGACACATGGCAATTTGTTGGTCACTCAGCTCGCAG GTGTTGAAACAAAACTTACAAATGTGAGGGTTGTCACCAAATCAAAAGG ATACCAAGGATTAACTGAGTGTGGCTCCCCTGAGGTATTCGACCAGTTCCTGACACTCCATCAGTGCAACTATTACTGTGGGCTCCTTGGGCTGCGCCCGCTTAAGACTATGGACAGTTTGCAGCAGCCCGCCAAGGCAAAGGGCTCTAGAAGCCCTCTGCTCAACCGCAAACTGGGGTCTACCAGTCCACAGCCACAGCGAAAAGGAAACAGCCCTCAAATGTCTAGAAAGGCAAATTCTAGCCCAAAGGTGACTAGAAAGGTTCAGGAGACAGAGGACAATAAATCAAGTGTGAAACCCAAGCCTGCAGAAACTACTGATGCGGTTGAAAAAAG aGGAGAGGAAGCACTGGGCCATATTAAATTTGACATAACATTTCTAAAAAATCTTTAA
- the malt3 gene encoding mucosa-associated lymphoid tissue lymphoma translocation protein 1: MTGSFPKRIMINEIVIVRHPVSACVPVNHKVTLRVRAEGKGILKYQWFTDGAKEVPGGTQADLTIKAQQTQLYVCRVNDQYCNCVFSDWVKVKVLDIDKSGLPVDWQGEPYVAINPKPQKIQSGTKLTLRCTAFGIPAPRYQWYRNGRPLLDKTSDTLQIECATGEHRGTYLCSLSNTLEERWSEPVDVDIVQSDQLPPAALTATDKVALLIGNLNYFNHPALMAPVVDVHELGNLLRQLGFRVVSLLDLTREEMLAAIDKFIQLLDKGVYGLFYYAGHGYEHAGRNYLVAVDAPQPYRTENCVCVQRIMLSMQERQTALSLILLDTCRKWYNQGCIPSAIMPLAPSGNTVYGYATCEDAEAFEVQDGGKSTGIFTKYLNKHILQAEKVTHVLEKVSEDLGRDPLITGKQAVEIKHTLKEPRSLADPVRTTGHTRELHLRDACWRQANELPQKKRLMFLCGVEVEVSFSALYSNVLIAFAIVKTTSPFIQDCTVTLSSIPTMEDIFSRTGRSDEMDSLLFMKNKNPDCTLRLCALQKLKESMVIKVDLHYTNTNSKLRQTESQRVDIGKPLVASCKLYRRIHAAPDRKQECPFAKSMGNISNSKPPLHQTLVGSCRPFTRKAVCAAEIAVTWSNEPEENDENDFSCPIKP; encoded by the exons ATGACTGGATCCTTCCCCAAGCGCATAATGATCAATG aAATTGTGATAGTGCGTCATCCTGTCTCTGCCTGTGTACCTGTGAACCATAAGGTGACTCTGCGCGTCCGTGCTGAGGGCAAAGGCATCCTCAAGTACCAGTGGTTTACTGATGGTGCAAAAGAA GTACCTGGTGGTACTCAAGCAGACTTGACCATCAAAGCTCAACAAACTCAGCTCTACGTGTGCCGAGTGAATGACCAGTACTGTAACTGTGTGTTCAGTGATTGGGTGAAGGTGAAGGTGTTGGACATTGATAAATCAG GCTTGCCCGTAGACTGGCAGGGTGAGCCGTACGTTGCTATCAACCCCAAGCCGCAGAAGATTCAGTCAGGTACAAAACTCACTCTACGCTGCACTGCCTTTGGCATCCCTGCTCCTCGTTATCAGTGGTACAGAAATGGACGACCACTGCTGGACAAGACAAGTGACACACTGCAG ATTGAGTGTGCAACAGGTGAACACAGAGGAACGTACCTATGCTCACTATCTAACACACTAGAAGAGAGATGGAGTGAGCCGGTGGATGTTGACATTG TACAAAGCGATCAACTTCCTCCAGCAGCACTCACAG CCACTGATAAAGTAGCGCTACTTATTGGCAACTTGAATTACTTCAACCACCCGGCCTTGATGGCTCCCGTTGTGGATGTACACGAGCTGGGCAACCTCCTGCGGCAGCTTGGCTTCAGAGTTGTTTCCTTGCTGGATCTTACCAGGGAGGAGATGCTCGCTGCTATTGACAAGTTCATTCAGCTCCTCGATAAAGGCGTTTACG GCCTTTTCTACTATGCAGGCCATGGTTATGAGCATGCTGGAAGGAACTACTTGGTGGCCGTTGATGCTCCTCAACCATACCGAACTGaaaactgtgtctgtgtgcagaggATCATGCTCAGCATGCAGGAAAGGCAGACTGCACTGAGTCTAATCCTACTGGACACCTGTAGAAAATG GTACAACCAGGGTTGCATACCATCTGCCATCATGCCACTGGCACCCAGCGGGAACACAGTTTATGGTTATGCCAC GTGCGAAGACGCTGAGGCGTTTGAGGTCCAGGACGGGGGCAAAAGTACTGGAATTTTTACAAAGTACTTGAACAAGCACATCCTGCAAGCTGAGAAAGTCACGCATGTCTTAGAGAAGGTTTCAGAGG ATCTGGGCAGAGATCCTCTAATCACAGGCAAGCAGGCAGTGGAGATCAAACACACCCTGAAGGAACCACGATCCCTTGCAGATCCAGTTCGGACCACCGGCCACACAAGAGAGCTTCACCTGCGAGACGCCTGCTGGAGACAAGCAAATG AGCTACCACAGAAGAAGCGGCTGATGTTTCTTTGTGGAGTTGAAGTGGAAGTCAGCTTCTCAGCTTTGTACTCTAATGTTCTCATAGCTTTCGCCATTGTAAAGACTACAAGCCCCTTCATTCAGGACTGCACAGTCACTCTAAGTAGCATACCT ACAATGGAAGACATATTttccagaactggcaggtcagATGAAATGGACTCACTACTATTTATGAAAAATAAGAACCCAGACTGTACTCTGAGACTTTGTGCTCTTCAAAAGCTCAAG gagtCGATGGTCATAAAGGTGGATCTACATTATACTAACACAAACAGTAAGCTGCGTCAGACAGAAAGCCAGCGGGTGGACATTGGAAAACCTCTTGTGGCCTCCTGCAAGCTGTACAGGAGGATTCATGCAGCACCAGACAGGAAACAAGAGTGCCCTTTTGCTAAAAGCATGGGCAACATTTCAAACAGCAAACCCCCTCTGCATCAGACTCTGGTTGGGTCATGCCGGCCTTTCACTAGAAAGGCGGTGTGTGCTGCTGAAATTGCAGTTACATGGAGCAATGAACCTGAAGAGAATGACGAGAATGACTTCAGTTGTCCCATTAAACCTTGA
- the slc28a1 gene encoding sodium/nucleoside cotransporter 1 has translation MTDQSSAHVNKISYTNGNGVDNQAFEIQEDDINESNSIKSETKKPKKGLGSYLSQVSRPINATENYIKAHSKPFKYIVLGILGAGYVAYFIAACVLDFHRAIALVVLTSLAVAAVSLELLKKYKGKSIGRCFQPVVRCFKSNLKWLKWVFIVAVVVLLVLWLVLDTRKRPEQLISFGGVCMFVMLIFLFSAHRAMVSWRPVFWGLGLQFCIGLFVIRTEPGLIAFDWLGKQVQIFLDYTKEGSSFVFGDKLIEDIFAFQALPIVIFFSSVMSVLYFLGIMQWLILKISWVMQITMGTSPTETLSVAGNIFVGQTEAPLLIRPYLKDMTKSEIHAVMTGGFATIAGSVMGAFISFGIDASSLISASVMAAPCALAISKLSYPETEESRFKSKQNIKVASGDEQNILEAVSSGASASIGLVANIAANLIAFLAILGFINAALKWLGGMVGNPDVTFQLICSYVFMPLAFMIGVPYDESFIVAELIGTKLFLNEFVAYQTLSKLKQNRLDGLPEFTEDGKQWISVRSETLTTYALCGFANFSSLGIVIGGLSSICPSRRNDISALVLRAMITGTCVSLVNACIAGILFVPPFDCVQLFGASSAFNPTDSNIQTCCQDLIKSTIKNGTISFEGIWNNVANATIFLSKCCQCCGLPDVDVCI, from the exons AGGATGACATTAATGAGTCTAACAGCATCAAAAGTGAGACCAAAAAGCCCAAAAAGGGGCTGGGATCATACTTAAG CCAAGTTTCCAGACCAATTAATGCCACAGAGAATTACATCAAGGCTCATTCAAAACCCTTCAAATACATTGTCCTGGGTATACTTGGAGCAG GTTATGTGGCGTACTTCATTGCAGCATGTGTATTGGATTTCCACAGGGCCATCGCTCTTGTGGTCCTGACCAGtttggctgttgctgctgtaTCACTGGAACTTTTGAAGAAGTACAAGGGGAAAAGCATTGGTCGGTGTTTCCAACCTGTTGTCAGATGCTTTAAATCCAACTTGAAATGGCTAAAATG GGTTTTCATTGTAGCCGTTGTGGTCTTGCTTGTGTTATGGCTCGTTTTAGACACAAGAAAGCGTCCTGAGCAGCTGATCTCATTTGGCGGTGTGTGCATGTTCGTCATGCTTATATTCCTCTTCTCAGCGCACAGGGCAATG GTATCATGGAGGCCTGTGTTTTGGGGTCTCGGGTTGCAGTTCTGTATCGGCCTTTTTGTTATACGAACGGAGCCTGGACTTATAGCTTTCGACTGGCTTGGAAAACAAGTGCAG ATATTTCTCGATTATACCAAAGAAGGGTCATCGTTTGTTTTTGGCGATAAGTTGATTGAAGATATTTTTGCCTTTCAA GCTTTGCCCATTGTTATTTTCTTTAGCAGCGTGATGTCTGTCCTTTACTTTTTGGGGATTATGCAGTGGCTCATTTTGAAG ATCTCATGGGTTATGCAGATAACAATGGGAACCTCTCCCACAGAGACCCTGAGTGTGGCAGGCAATATATTTGTTGGGCAG ACTGAAGCACCGCTGCTGATTCGTCCCTATTTGAAGGACATGACCAAATCAGAGATCCATGCTGTTATGACTGGTGGATTTGCCACAATTGCAGGCAGTGTCATGGGGGCATTCATCTCATTTGGG ATTGATGCGTCTTCCTTGATATCAGCCTCTGTGATGGCTGCTCCATGTGCGCTGGCAATCTCCAAGCTTTCTTACCCAGAAACAGAGGAGAGTCGCTTTAAATCAAAGCAGAATATCAAAGTGGCTTCTGG cGATGAGCAAAACATTCTGGAAGCAGTCAGCAGTGGAGCATCCGCGTCAATAGGTCTCGTTGCTAACATTGCAGCAAATCTTATAGCCTTTCTTGCTATCCTTGGATTTATAAATGCAGCTTTGAAATGGCTTGGAGGAATGGTGGGAAATCCTGATGTCACATTTCAG TTAATTTGCTCGTATGTGTTTATGCCCTTGGCCTTCATGATCGGAGTGCCATATGACGAGAGTTTCATTGTGGCTGAGCTAATTGGCACAAAACTCTTCCTCAATGAGTTTGTGGCTTACCAGACATTATCTAAATTGAAGCAAAACAGGCTCGATGGACTTCCTGAATTTACTGAAGATGGAAAACAGTGGATATCT gTCCGATCAGAAACTCTTACCACTTATGCTCTTTGCGGGTTTGCTAATTTCAGTTCACTGGGCATTGTGATTGGAGGCCTTT CATCTATATGCCCATCAAGAAGAAATGACATCTCAGCTCTGGTGCTTAGAGCCATGATCACTGGGACTTGTGTATCTCTCGTCAATGCTTGCATTGCAG GTATCCTCTTTGTTCCTCCATTTGACTGTGTGCAGCTTTTTGGGGCATCATCAGCTTTCAATCCCACAGATTCAAACATTCAAACTTGCTGTCAAGACCTCATTAAAAG TACCATAAAGAATGGGACCATCTCATTTGAAGGAATATGGAACAATGTAGCAAATGCCACAATATTTCTCTCCAAATGTTGCCAGTGTTGTGGTCTTCCTGATGTGGATGTTTGTATATAG